From the genome of Parazoarcus communis, one region includes:
- the moaE gene encoding molybdopterin synthase catalytic subunit MoaE, with amino-acid sequence MSVSVQEADFDTGAEIAALSAGRPEVGAVASFVGLVRDISEGSEVSAMTLEHYPGMTEQALEDIVAEARRRWKLHGVRVIHRYGPLLPGDQIVFVGVAGEHRGESFEACAFIMDYLKTRAPFWKREETPEGARWVDARESDDSAAERWSEDWDEIEQRR; translated from the coding sequence ATGAGCGTGAGCGTGCAGGAGGCAGATTTCGATACGGGGGCAGAGATTGCCGCCTTGTCAGCCGGGCGCCCGGAAGTCGGGGCCGTCGCGAGTTTCGTCGGGCTGGTGCGCGACATCAGCGAGGGGAGCGAAGTGTCGGCGATGACGCTCGAGCATTACCCCGGCATGACTGAGCAGGCGCTGGAAGATATCGTGGCCGAAGCCAGACGGCGCTGGAAGCTGCATGGCGTGCGTGTCATTCACCGCTACGGGCCCTTGTTGCCCGGAGACCAGATCGTGTTTGTCGGCGTTGCCGGCGAACATCGCGGCGAATCCTTCGAGGCCTGCGCCTTCATCATGGATTACCTCAAGACGCGGGCGCCGTTCTGGAAACGGGAGGAAACGCCGGAAGGGGCACGCTGGGTGGATGCGCGCGAGAGCGATGACTCTGCTGCCGAGCGCTGGTCCGAAGACTGGGACGAAATCGAGCAGCGCCGTTGA
- the moaD gene encoding molybdopterin converting factor subunit 1, with amino-acid sequence MKVRILYFASLREAVGRASEELDVPAEVGTLGALRAFLAARGEGWEALGVGRNVRAALNQRMSGADTALSAGDEVAFFPPVTGG; translated from the coding sequence ATGAAAGTGAGAATTCTCTATTTCGCCAGCCTTCGAGAGGCCGTGGGCCGCGCCAGCGAGGAGCTCGACGTGCCCGCAGAGGTTGGCACGCTTGGGGCCTTGCGCGCGTTTCTGGCCGCACGCGGAGAGGGCTGGGAGGCGCTTGGTGTTGGGCGCAATGTGCGGGCGGCGCTCAATCAGCGCATGTCGGGGGCGGACACAGCACTGTCTGCGGGTGACGAGGTGGCGTTCTTTCCACCGGTTACCGGAGGCTGA
- the gspE gene encoding type II secretion system ATPase GspE, with the protein MAPNLPYAFARRHGVLVTAIGTEHADVLLREDASLAAVAEVRRHLGLPLQLATVPKASFDTHLAETYSAGDGSAAEIVADVGLEVDLAQLMTELPAVEDLLESQDDAPVIRMINALLTQAVREAASDVHIEPYEHHSVVRLRRDGVLRDIARPHRGLHAAMASRIKIMASLDIAEKRLPQDGRITLRLAGRQVDVRVSTLPTTHGERLVLRLLDKGNALIGLERIGMADDIRARFADLLTQPHGILLVTGPTGSGKSTTLYAALQTMDCDRQNIVTVEDPVEYDLPGVAQIQVNPRIELDFARALRAILRQDPDVILIGEIRDVETARIAVQASLTGHLVLATLHTNDAASAITRLVDMGIEPFLLASSIRGVLAQRLVRRLCPTCRSPQSASDSERTLIGADCPETLWQASGCAECGHTGYQRRSGIYELLTVDAEAARLIHDDAGEAALRAHARKGGARGLREDGLRLLADGTTTVEELLRATRD; encoded by the coding sequence ATGGCGCCCAACCTGCCCTACGCCTTTGCCCGTCGCCACGGCGTGCTTGTCACCGCGATCGGCACCGAACACGCCGACGTGCTGCTGCGCGAGGACGCCAGCCTCGCCGCAGTGGCCGAGGTGCGCCGCCACCTCGGCCTGCCGCTGCAGCTCGCGACGGTGCCAAAGGCGAGCTTCGACACGCATCTGGCGGAAACCTACAGCGCCGGAGACGGCAGCGCCGCCGAGATCGTTGCCGACGTCGGGCTCGAGGTCGATCTTGCGCAGCTGATGACTGAGTTGCCCGCGGTCGAAGACCTGCTCGAATCGCAGGACGATGCGCCGGTGATCCGCATGATCAATGCGCTGCTGACCCAAGCGGTGCGCGAAGCGGCTTCGGACGTGCATATCGAACCCTACGAGCATCATTCGGTGGTGCGCCTGCGCCGAGACGGCGTGCTGCGTGACATCGCGCGCCCGCACCGTGGCCTGCATGCGGCGATGGCCTCGCGCATCAAGATCATGGCCAGCCTCGACATCGCCGAGAAGCGTCTGCCACAGGACGGCCGCATCACGCTGCGCCTTGCAGGCCGCCAGGTGGACGTGCGCGTCTCCACGCTGCCCACCACACACGGCGAACGCCTGGTGCTGCGTCTGCTGGACAAGGGCAACGCGCTGATTGGGCTCGAACGCATCGGCATGGCAGACGACATCCGCGCCCGCTTCGCGGACCTGCTCACGCAGCCCCACGGCATCCTGCTCGTCACCGGCCCCACCGGCTCGGGCAAGAGCACCACGCTGTACGCCGCACTGCAGACCATGGACTGCGATCGCCAGAACATCGTCACTGTCGAGGATCCGGTCGAATACGACCTCCCCGGCGTCGCCCAGATCCAGGTCAATCCACGCATCGAACTCGACTTTGCGCGGGCCCTCCGCGCCATCCTTCGCCAGGACCCGGACGTGATCCTGATCGGCGAAATCCGCGACGTCGAAACCGCGCGCATCGCCGTTCAGGCCAGCCTCACCGGCCACCTCGTGCTCGCCACGCTGCACACCAACGACGCGGCGTCGGCCATCACCCGTCTGGTCGACATGGGCATCGAGCCTTTCCTGCTCGCTTCCAGCATCCGCGGCGTGCTCGCGCAGCGACTGGTGCGGCGCCTGTGCCCGACCTGCCGCAGTCCGCAGTCTGCCAGCGACAGCGAACGTACCCTGATCGGTGCCGACTGCCCGGAGACGCTGTGGCAGGCCAGCGGCTGCGCCGAGTGCGGGCATACCGGCTATCAGCGCCGCAGTGGCATCTACGAGTTGCTGACGGTGGACGCCGAGGCTGCCCGCCTGATCCATGACGACGCCGGCGAAGCTGCCTTGCGCGCCCATGCGCGCAAGGGTGGCGCCCGCGGACTGCGCGAGGACGGCCTTCGACTGCTCGCCGACGGCACGACCACGGTCGAAGAACTGCTGCGCGCCACCCGCGACTGA
- a CDS encoding ATP-dependent DNA helicase: protein MTDFAHLFSSDGPLVQAIPGYRPRPQQVEMAQKIGEAIRGNRVLVAEAGTGTGKTFAYLVPALMSGGKVIVSTGTKTLQDQLFNRDLPTVRAALKVPVSIALLKGRANYVCHYHLERNERDGRFQTPQDAADLRAISRFARVTQSGDKAECTDVREDSAAWIAATSTRDNCLGQDCPQVKECFVMQARRTAMEADVVVVNHHLFFADVMLRDEGMGELLPACNAVIFDEAHQLPETASLFFGETVSTSQVLELARDTRSETVSGARDCIALIDETRALEKAARDLRLVFGTESTRMSAAQAAEKEDFTAQVDALAAALDKMEVVLDTQAERSEGLANCLRRAQEMSERLRRWLSPEEKDLIRWVEIFAQSLALNATPLHVSDVFKRQLEAQPRAWVFTSATLAVGKADFGHYNRELGLAWMDPPPMTAVWGSPFDYATQALLYAPQGMPDPNSPDYIEAVARTALPLIRAARGRAFVLCTSLRAMRRVHELIADGLQQANDPLPLLLQGEGSRTELLDRFRKLGNAVLVASQSFWEGVDVPGDALSLVVIDKLPFAPPDDPVLAARVEHMQRQGLSPFIHHQLPRAVISMKQGAGRLIRTERDSGVLCICDPRMIEKSYGKVVWRSLPPMRRTRVEGEAVAFLENLPPPRSAD, encoded by the coding sequence ATGACCGACTTCGCCCATCTCTTTTCGTCCGATGGCCCGCTGGTGCAGGCGATTCCCGGCTATCGTCCGCGCCCGCAGCAGGTCGAGATGGCGCAGAAGATCGGTGAAGCCATTCGCGGCAACCGTGTGCTGGTGGCTGAGGCGGGGACGGGGACGGGCAAGACCTTCGCCTATCTCGTGCCAGCACTGATGTCGGGTGGCAAGGTGATCGTGTCCACCGGCACGAAGACGCTGCAGGATCAGCTCTTCAATCGCGACCTCCCGACGGTGCGGGCCGCGCTCAAGGTGCCGGTGTCGATTGCGCTGCTCAAGGGGCGCGCCAATTACGTGTGCCATTACCACCTCGAGCGTAACGAGCGCGACGGGCGCTTCCAGACGCCGCAGGACGCGGCCGACCTGCGCGCCATCTCGCGCTTTGCCCGCGTCACCCAGAGCGGCGACAAGGCCGAATGCACCGATGTGCGCGAAGACTCCGCAGCGTGGATCGCGGCGACCTCCACCCGCGACAACTGCCTCGGACAGGACTGCCCGCAGGTGAAGGAGTGCTTCGTCATGCAGGCGCGCCGCACAGCGATGGAAGCCGATGTAGTGGTGGTGAACCATCACCTCTTCTTTGCCGACGTGATGCTGCGCGACGAAGGCATGGGCGAATTGTTGCCTGCCTGCAATGCCGTGATCTTCGACGAGGCGCATCAGCTGCCGGAGACGGCCAGCCTGTTCTTTGGCGAAACGGTGTCGACTTCACAGGTGCTGGAGCTGGCGCGCGATACGCGCTCGGAGACCGTCTCCGGCGCGCGCGACTGCATCGCCCTGATCGACGAGACCCGGGCGCTCGAGAAAGCGGCACGTGACCTGCGATTGGTGTTCGGCACCGAGAGCACCCGCATGTCCGCGGCACAGGCGGCGGAGAAAGAGGACTTTACCGCGCAGGTGGACGCACTTGCAGCCGCGCTCGACAAGATGGAGGTCGTGCTCGATACACAGGCCGAACGTTCGGAGGGGCTCGCGAACTGCTTGCGCCGGGCGCAGGAAATGAGCGAGCGGCTGCGGCGCTGGCTCAGCCCTGAAGAGAAGGATCTGATCCGCTGGGTGGAGATCTTTGCCCAGTCGCTGGCGCTCAATGCCACGCCGCTGCATGTGTCCGACGTCTTCAAGCGTCAGCTCGAGGCGCAGCCGCGGGCCTGGGTGTTTACCTCGGCCACGCTCGCCGTCGGCAAGGCTGACTTCGGTCATTACAACCGCGAGCTCGGGCTGGCGTGGATGGACCCGCCGCCGATGACCGCGGTCTGGGGCAGCCCCTTCGACTACGCTACTCAGGCGCTCCTGTATGCGCCGCAAGGCATGCCCGACCCCAACTCGCCCGACTACATCGAGGCGGTTGCCCGTACCGCGCTGCCGCTGATCCGCGCCGCGCGCGGGCGCGCTTTCGTGCTGTGCACCTCCCTGCGTGCGATGCGCCGGGTGCACGAGCTGATCGCGGACGGGCTGCAGCAGGCCAATGATCCGCTGCCCTTGCTGCTGCAGGGTGAAGGTTCGCGTACCGAACTGTTGGACCGTTTCCGCAAGCTCGGCAATGCGGTGCTCGTGGCCAGCCAGAGCTTCTGGGAAGGCGTCGACGTGCCCGGCGACGCGCTGTCGCTGGTGGTGATCGACAAGCTGCCCTTTGCGCCGCCTGACGATCCGGTGCTTGCCGCCCGCGTTGAGCACATGCAGCGTCAGGGCTTGAGCCCTTTCATTCACCATCAGTTGCCACGCGCGGTCATCAGCATGAAGCAGGGCGCCGGGCGGCTGATCCGTACCGAGCGTGACAGCGGCGTGCTGTGCATCTGCGACCCGCGCATGATCGAGAAGTCCTACGGCAAGGTGGTGTGGCGCAGCCTGCCGCCGATGCGCCGGACCCGTGTCGAGGGCGAGGCGGTCGCCTTTCTCGAAAACCTGCCGCCTCCGCGAAGTGCCGACTGA
- a CDS encoding alpha-1,2-mannosidase: MISLPAIVRRLEAWLPVLAWGLALSVAAWTCATVFWQLTAPDPVSALPSHTADPRSAARDIVRALGSGESEPAPHTQVHTDYQLIGLATGFGQRPGFALLRRPDGETLALLQDETLADGLRLVRILPDRIELAADGRTVALHMTGADSTTSPVATSDTRTDAISTD; the protein is encoded by the coding sequence ATGATCTCCCTGCCCGCCATCGTCCGTCGCCTTGAGGCCTGGCTGCCTGTGCTGGCCTGGGGCCTTGCGCTGAGTGTCGCGGCGTGGACGTGCGCGACGGTCTTCTGGCAACTCACCGCACCCGATCCGGTCAGCGCACTGCCGTCGCACACTGCAGACCCCAGAAGCGCGGCGCGCGACATCGTGCGTGCGCTCGGCAGCGGCGAAAGCGAACCCGCGCCCCACACGCAAGTGCACACCGACTACCAGCTGATCGGCCTCGCGACCGGCTTCGGCCAGCGACCGGGCTTCGCCCTGCTGCGCAGACCAGACGGAGAAACACTTGCACTCCTGCAGGACGAAACGCTGGCAGACGGGCTGCGCCTGGTGCGAATCCTGCCTGACCGGATCGAACTCGCTGCGGACGGACGCACCGTGGCGTTGCACATGACAGGGGCGGACAGCACGACCTCGCCGGTCGCCACCAGCGACACCCGCACCGATGCCATCTCAACGGATTGA
- the gspD gene encoding type II secretion system secretin GspD — protein MLLVSRLRRLVLLAAFLPLPLFAADDPVSLNFQNADIDAVIQAIGKLSGTNFLVDPRVKGKINIVTNTPVARELAYQILLSALRLQGYTAVEDKGVTKIVPEADAKLHAVPVGRDVAAAGGDRLVTQVFALRHESAAQMVSVIRPLVAPNNSVSAFPANNVLVVTDYAGNIARIASVIESLDVVQGDLGVIELRHAAAVDLAPLLSRLLAERGAAASGTGAGAGAVQILAEPNSNSLLVRADTPSRISAVRQLVASLDRPGAAGNIHVVYLKNADAVQVADTLNATLSGSGVTDTQGSAMLSSTGASSASAAAGGDAMGIAASASRSSSTNKRTRSDTGTGGAVQADPVNNALIINAPEAIYRNLRVVIDQLDRRRAQVYIEALIAEISTERAAEFGIQWAAGDNSGSAAIVGGTSFSSGGNNLMQLITGAASGTMATPGNGLTLAVGNGKVTIPGVGEIIRLGMLARFLENEVSANILSTPNIVTLDNEEAKIVVGRNVPFVTGQYTNTGSGSTVSNPFQTIERKDVGLTLKVKPQISEGGSIRLAIYQEASAVVASTDTGNGPTTTKRSIESMVMIDDGAIIALGGLVEDSYSGGEEKIPLLGDVPVAGALFRYDTRKRTKTNLVVFLRPVILREREDYAGITRSRYDYVIGEQRASASKRDLLRGEPGTPELPAFDSPAPAVPRTAPAPVEEAEVRRID, from the coding sequence ATGCTGCTTGTCTCCCGCCTGCGTCGTCTCGTCCTGCTTGCCGCCTTTCTGCCCTTGCCATTGTTCGCGGCCGACGACCCGGTGTCGCTCAACTTCCAGAACGCCGACATCGATGCGGTCATTCAGGCCATCGGCAAGCTCTCCGGTACGAACTTCCTCGTTGATCCCCGGGTAAAAGGCAAGATCAACATCGTCACCAACACGCCGGTGGCACGCGAGCTTGCGTATCAGATCCTGCTCTCGGCGCTACGCCTGCAGGGCTATACCGCCGTCGAGGACAAGGGGGTGACCAAGATCGTCCCCGAGGCCGATGCCAAGCTGCATGCCGTACCGGTGGGCAGAGACGTCGCAGCAGCCGGGGGCGATCGCCTGGTGACACAGGTATTCGCACTCCGCCATGAGTCGGCAGCGCAGATGGTGTCGGTCATTCGCCCGCTGGTTGCGCCGAACAATTCGGTGAGCGCGTTTCCCGCGAACAACGTACTCGTGGTCACCGATTACGCCGGCAACATTGCCCGCATCGCCAGCGTCATCGAATCGCTCGACGTCGTGCAGGGCGACCTCGGCGTGATCGAACTGCGGCACGCTGCGGCCGTCGACCTCGCGCCCCTGCTGTCACGTCTCCTCGCCGAACGCGGCGCAGCGGCCAGCGGCACCGGCGCCGGCGCCGGCGCAGTGCAGATCCTCGCCGAACCCAACAGCAACAGCCTGCTGGTGCGCGCCGACACGCCCAGCCGCATCTCCGCAGTGCGCCAGCTCGTGGCGAGCCTCGACCGCCCCGGCGCCGCAGGAAACATCCATGTCGTCTACCTGAAGAACGCCGACGCAGTCCAGGTCGCCGACACGCTCAATGCCACGCTGAGCGGCAGCGGCGTCACCGATACGCAGGGCAGTGCCATGCTGAGCAGCACGGGTGCGAGCAGCGCCAGCGCAGCAGCGGGCGGCGACGCGATGGGCATCGCCGCGTCGGCCTCCCGCAGCAGTTCGACGAACAAGCGCACGCGAAGTGACACCGGCACGGGCGGCGCAGTCCAGGCAGACCCGGTCAACAACGCGCTGATCATCAACGCCCCTGAGGCCATCTACCGCAATCTGAGAGTGGTGATCGACCAGCTCGACCGTCGCCGCGCACAGGTGTACATCGAAGCGCTGATCGCCGAGATCTCGACCGAGCGCGCCGCGGAGTTCGGCATCCAGTGGGCGGCGGGCGACAACAGCGGCAGCGCAGCCATTGTCGGCGGCACCTCGTTCAGCAGCGGCGGCAACAACCTGATGCAACTCATCACCGGCGCAGCAAGTGGCACCATGGCCACGCCCGGCAACGGCCTGACACTCGCCGTAGGCAACGGCAAGGTGACCATTCCCGGTGTTGGCGAGATCATCCGCCTCGGCATGCTTGCCCGCTTCCTCGAAAACGAAGTGAGCGCCAACATCCTGTCCACGCCCAACATCGTCACCCTCGACAACGAGGAGGCCAAGATCGTCGTCGGCCGCAACGTGCCCTTCGTCACCGGCCAATACACCAACACCGGCTCAGGCAGCACCGTCAGCAACCCGTTCCAGACCATCGAGCGCAAGGACGTCGGTCTCACGCTCAAGGTCAAGCCGCAGATCTCGGAAGGGGGCTCGATCCGCCTGGCGATCTACCAGGAAGCCTCGGCCGTGGTCGCCAGCACCGACACCGGCAACGGCCCCACCACCACCAAACGTTCGATCGAGTCCATGGTCATGATCGACGACGGCGCCATCATCGCGCTCGGCGGGCTGGTAGAGGACAGCTACAGCGGCGGAGAGGAGAAGATTCCGCTGCTGGGCGACGTGCCGGTGGCCGGCGCCCTGTTCCGCTACGACACGCGCAAGCGCACCAAGACCAACCTGGTCGTGTTCCTGCGTCCGGTCATCCTGCGCGAGCGCGAGGACTACGCCGGCATCACCCGCTCGCGCTACGACTACGTGATCGGCGAACAACGCGCCTCCGCCAGCAAGCGCGATCTGCTGCGTGGCGAACCCGGCACGCCGGAGCTGCCCGCCTTCGACAGCCCCGCCCCGGCTGTTCCGCGCACCGCGCCGGCACCGGTCGAGGAAGCCGAAGTCCGTCGCATCGACTAG
- the glp gene encoding gephyrin-like molybdotransferase Glp, with product MNANMLSFDEALGRIVGYARPVHEIDEIDTMMAAGRVLAVAQHSPICQPPMDNSAMDGYALRVADVPAPGTRLPVSQRIPAGSVGTTLEPGTAARIFTGAPLPDGADAVVMQELCEHDGDSVIVNHTPKSGEAVRRAGEDVALGAEVLAAGTRLRPQDLALAASVGLARLPVLRRMKVAVFSTGSELVMPGQPLPPGGIYNSNRFMLRALLTQLGCEVVDLGIVPDNLDATRKVLREAAQGNDLIVTSGGVSVGEEDHVKPAVEAEGSLDMWKIAMKPGKPLAYGRVHGAAFIGLPGNPVSSFVTFLLMVRPFILATQGVSEVAPQDVTLTAAFDWTRPDRRREFLRARMTSEGTVELFANQGAAALNSTTWANGLVDIPADTKIARGEKVRFLPYGDLLW from the coding sequence ATGAACGCCAATATGCTCAGTTTTGATGAAGCGCTCGGCCGCATTGTCGGCTATGCACGACCGGTGCACGAGATCGACGAGATCGACACCATGATGGCCGCCGGCCGGGTGCTCGCCGTTGCCCAGCATTCGCCGATCTGCCAGCCGCCGATGGACAATTCCGCCATGGACGGCTATGCGCTGCGCGTGGCCGATGTGCCTGCGCCGGGCACGCGCCTGCCGGTGAGCCAGCGCATTCCGGCGGGTTCGGTTGGGACGACGCTCGAGCCCGGCACTGCGGCCCGCATCTTTACCGGCGCGCCACTGCCCGACGGGGCGGACGCGGTCGTGATGCAGGAGTTGTGCGAACACGACGGCGACTCGGTCATCGTCAATCACACGCCAAAGTCTGGCGAAGCCGTGCGGCGTGCGGGCGAAGACGTCGCGCTCGGCGCCGAAGTGCTGGCCGCAGGTACGCGCCTGCGTCCGCAGGATCTGGCGCTGGCCGCATCCGTGGGCCTGGCCCGCTTGCCGGTGCTGCGACGGATGAAGGTCGCGGTGTTTTCGACCGGCAGCGAGCTGGTGATGCCCGGCCAGCCCCTGCCGCCGGGTGGGATCTACAATTCCAACCGCTTCATGCTGCGCGCGCTGCTGACCCAGCTCGGGTGCGAGGTCGTTGATCTCGGCATCGTGCCGGACAATCTTGATGCCACGCGCAAGGTCTTGCGCGAGGCGGCCCAGGGCAATGACTTGATCGTCACCAGTGGCGGCGTGTCGGTGGGCGAGGAGGATCACGTCAAGCCTGCGGTCGAGGCCGAGGGCAGCCTGGACATGTGGAAGATCGCGATGAAGCCGGGCAAGCCGCTGGCCTACGGTCGGGTGCATGGCGCGGCCTTCATCGGTCTGCCGGGCAATCCGGTGTCGAGCTTCGTCACCTTCCTGCTGATGGTGCGGCCATTCATTCTTGCCACGCAGGGCGTGAGCGAAGTCGCGCCGCAGGATGTGACGCTCACTGCGGCCTTTGACTGGACCCGCCCCGACCGCCGGCGTGAGTTCCTGCGCGCACGCATGACCAGCGAGGGCACGGTCGAACTGTTTGCCAACCAGGGCGCTGCGGCGCTCAATTCAACGACCTGGGCCAATGGTCTGGTCGATATTCCGGCGGACACGAAGATCGCGCGTGGCGAAAAGGTCCGTTTCCTGCCTTACGGCGATTTGCTATGGTGA
- the mobB gene encoding molybdopterin-guanine dinucleotide biosynthesis protein B codes for MKVFGIAGWSGSGKTTLVEKLIPEITSRGLRVSVIKHAHHGFDLDRPGKDSYRHREAGATQVLMLSNDRWVLMHELRGRAEPTLEEQLRLLAPCDVVLIEGYKAAAVPKIEIHRPAHGKPPLWPENPHVVAVASDADIDCPMPRLPLNDPAVVVQFILDYPEAS; via the coding sequence ATGAAAGTATTTGGTATTGCCGGCTGGTCCGGCTCGGGCAAGACCACGCTGGTGGAGAAGCTGATCCCCGAGATCACCTCCCGCGGTCTGCGCGTATCGGTGATCAAGCACGCCCACCATGGTTTCGATCTCGACCGCCCGGGCAAGGACTCGTATCGACATCGCGAGGCGGGCGCCACCCAGGTGCTGATGCTGTCCAACGATCGCTGGGTGCTGATGCATGAACTGCGCGGGCGTGCCGAGCCGACGCTCGAGGAGCAGTTGCGCCTGCTCGCGCCCTGCGACGTGGTCCTGATCGAGGGTTACAAGGCCGCGGCCGTGCCCAAGATCGAGATTCACCGCCCGGCGCACGGCAAGCCGCCCTTGTGGCCGGAGAATCCGCATGTGGTGGCGGTGGCCAGCGATGCCGATATCGACTGTCCGATGCCGCGCCTGCCCCTGAATGATCCGGCGGTCGTGGTTCAATTCATTCTTGATTATCCGGAAGCCTCATGA
- a CDS encoding PhoX family protein: MSQSTPLDSEDLPTNTSSNEHFQSVVNRAVSRRGFFKTGLGLSAAAFMSGGLSGCIIEVNPKPPAGPLLGFTAIPTSTDDSVAVAPGYTATVFAPWGTPLFSTGPGSTWASDASDDAAAQARQVGDNHDGIHYFALNGSKEGLLVMNHEYVNTRHLFADGVSNSADDAYKAIHAHGVSVIHIKLRSGKWEIVIDSQYNRRITGDTPMLITGPAAGDALMKTSADASGTLVRGTLNNCGNGYTPWGTYLTCEENFNQYFGTRSGSDTRTTAQKRYGVSGQTTGYGWEQYIDRFDYAKEPNESNRFGWIVEIDPFDRHSTPKKRTALGRIKHENAAYTLTPDNHVVVYMGDDQANDYIYKFVSDGVYTKGNDRANANLLDSGKLYVARFNDGSTTGDFMGNGEWILLDKTANATLAADARFASQAEVLIHTRLAADAVGATKMDRPEWVTVHPSTGEVYATLTNNSGRSVTDDANPRTANRYGQIVRWRETGGDAAALTFEWDIFVLAGNPNVYPDRSNLKSGSDNVTVDNTFNSPDGLAFDDAGRLWIQTDGNYSNSGEYAGQGNNQMLCADPTTKEIRRFFTGPKECEITGVTFTPDSKTMFINIQHPGEGGNSNWPEGGSARPRSATIIITKNDGGVIGT; the protein is encoded by the coding sequence ATGTCTCAGTCAACGCCGCTCGATTCCGAAGACCTGCCGACCAATACCTCCAGCAACGAACACTTCCAGTCGGTCGTGAATCGCGCCGTCAGCCGCCGTGGCTTCTTCAAGACCGGTCTCGGCCTGTCGGCCGCTGCCTTCATGTCAGGCGGTCTGAGCGGCTGCATCATCGAGGTCAATCCCAAGCCGCCGGCAGGCCCGCTCCTCGGCTTCACCGCCATCCCGACGTCGACCGACGACAGCGTCGCCGTCGCCCCGGGTTACACGGCAACCGTGTTCGCGCCGTGGGGCACGCCGCTCTTTTCCACCGGTCCAGGTTCGACCTGGGCCAGCGACGCCAGCGACGATGCCGCAGCCCAGGCTCGTCAGGTCGGCGACAACCACGACGGCATTCACTACTTTGCGCTCAACGGCAGCAAGGAAGGCCTGCTGGTGATGAACCACGAATACGTGAACACTCGCCACCTGTTTGCCGATGGCGTTTCGAACAGCGCTGACGATGCCTACAAGGCCATCCACGCCCACGGCGTATCGGTCATTCACATCAAGCTCAGGAGCGGCAAGTGGGAGATCGTCATCGACTCCCAGTACAACCGTCGCATCACCGGCGACACGCCGATGCTGATCACCGGACCTGCTGCAGGCGACGCGCTGATGAAGACCAGCGCCGATGCGTCGGGCACCCTGGTTCGCGGCACGCTGAACAACTGCGGCAACGGTTACACGCCGTGGGGCACCTACCTGACCTGTGAAGAAAACTTCAACCAGTACTTCGGCACCCGCAGCGGCAGCGACACGCGCACGACTGCGCAGAAGCGCTATGGCGTCAGCGGTCAGACCACCGGCTACGGCTGGGAGCAATACATCGACCGTTTCGACTACGCGAAGGAGCCCAACGAATCGAACCGTTTCGGCTGGATCGTGGAGATCGACCCCTTCGACCGTCATTCGACACCGAAGAAGCGCACCGCACTCGGTCGCATCAAGCATGAGAATGCTGCCTACACCCTGACCCCCGACAATCATGTCGTGGTGTACATGGGTGACGACCAGGCCAACGACTACATCTACAAGTTCGTATCCGATGGTGTCTACACCAAGGGCAACGACCGTGCCAACGCCAACCTGCTGGACTCGGGCAAGCTCTATGTTGCCCGCTTCAACGATGGCTCGACCACGGGCGACTTCATGGGCAATGGCGAGTGGATCCTGCTCGACAAGACGGCCAATGCCACCCTCGCCGCCGATGCACGCTTTGCCAGCCAGGCCGAAGTGCTGATTCATACCCGGCTTGCTGCAGACGCTGTCGGCGCCACCAAGATGGATCGCCCGGAATGGGTCACCGTTCATCCGAGCACCGGCGAAGTCTATGCAACCCTGACCAACAACTCGGGCCGCTCCGTCACCGACGACGCCAACCCCCGTACCGCCAACCGCTACGGCCAGATCGTGCGCTGGCGCGAAACCGGTGGCGACGCAGCCGCACTGACCTTCGAGTGGGACATCTTCGTACTGGCCGGCAATCCGAACGTCTACCCCGATCGCAGCAACCTCAAGTCGGGCTCGGACAACGTCACCGTCGATAACACCTTCAACAGCCCGGACGGCCTTGCCTTCGACGACGCCGGCCGCCTGTGGATCCAGACCGACGGCAACTACAGCAACAGCGGCGAGTACGCTGGCCAGGGCAACAACCAGATGCTGTGTGCCGACCCCACGACCAAGGAGATCCGCCGCTTCTTCACCGGCCCGAAGGAGTGCGAGATCACCGGCGTCACCTTCACCCCGGACAGCAAGACCATGTTCATCAACATCCAGCATCCGGGTGAAGGCGGCAACAGCAACTGGCCGGAGGGCGGCAGCGCACGCCCGCGTTCGGCCACGATCATCATCACCAAGAACGACGGTGGCGTGATCGGCACCTGA